The Coccidioides posadasii str. Silveira chromosome 5, complete sequence genome has a segment encoding these proteins:
- a CDS encoding uncharacterized protein (EggNog:ENOG410PYY3) encodes MLNPFAALGLVEKALNKKDIPLVEYGEIFHLRLGYPAVIMTFEWAIPDSQLPLASETLLEHGIPLGGVLESRAKAYGERETIGVMHHYAAMRIHLIPLSYTLLSLDDCVRVPSAVNPQQSSLVPNPQRYLLSKIKKLLSLPLGMQRHPICSDIAQFLSRYVFPKLPDNIEDEESESEEHFQQRVQEALAVVRGWEWRAGDEKYIHLVELLIQDGRCSETLRED; translated from the exons ATGCTGAATCCGTTTGCTGCTCTGGGCCTTGTTGAGAAGGCGCTGAATAAAAAGGACATTCCCCTGGTGGAGTATGGCGAGATATTTCATCTCCGCCTTGGATATCCTGCTGTGATAATG ACATTTGAATGGGCTATCCCAGACTCACAGCTGCCTCTAGCATCAGAAACCCTCTTGGAGCATGGTATCCCACTCGGCGGTGTTCTGGAGTCCCGCGCAAAAGCCTATGGTGAGCGAGAGACGATAGGTGTAATGCACCATTATGCTGCAATGCGTATCCATCTCATACCACTGTCCTATACGCTCCTGTCACTTGATGATTGCGTGAGAGTCCCATCTGCTGTCAACCCGCAACAAAGCTCACTGGTCCCAAATCcacaaagatatctgctctctaagatcaagaaactcCTCAGCCTGCCATTGGGTATGCAGCGGCATCCTATCTGCTCTGATATTGCTCAGTTTCTGTCAAGATATGTGTTCCCAAAATTACCAGACAATATTGAAGACGAGGAGAGTGAGAGCGAGGAACATTTTCAACAACGTGTTCAGGAAGCCCTGGCCGTTGTGCGGGGCTGGGAATGGAGAGCTGGCGATGAGAAGTATATTCATCTTGTGGAACTTCTTATTCAGGATGGGCGATGTTCTGAGACTCTGAGAGAAGATTGA